TCCCGCCACCGGCCCCATGGCCGAATAGTCCTTAGCCTTCAGCCTCTTCAGTCTCCTCAGCCTTCTCAGTCGATAGCGAGCCAATACCTTATGAACACCCCCACTCAAGCCGGCGCGCCGTTTAGCCAGCTACCGCTACCGCCCGCCACGCTCGCCAACCTGACGCAGCTCGGCTATCTCGAGATGACGCCGATTCAGGCCGCGAGCCTACCGATCGCGCTGGCCGGCAACGATCTGATCGCCCAGGCGAAAACCGGCAGCGGCAAGACCGCGGCGTTTTCGCTGGCGCTGCTCAACCGCCTCGACGTGCGCAACTTTGCCGTGCAGGCGATGGTGCTGTGCCCGACGCGCGAACTCGCCGATCAGGTCACGCAGGAAATCCGCCGTCTGGCGCGCGCCGAAGAAAACATCAAGGTGCTGACGCTGTGCGGCGGCACGCCGATGCGTCCGCAAACGGCCAGCCTCGAACACGGCGCGCACATCGTGGTCGGCACGCCGGGCCGGATCATGGATCACCTCGAGCGCGGCAGCCTGCCGTTGCAGTCGCTCAACACGCTGGTGCTCGACGAAGCCGACCGCATGCTCGACATGGGTTTCTTCGACGATATCGCGACCGTGGTGAAGCAATGCCCGAAAGAGCGTCAAACGCTGCTGTTTTCCGCCACGTACCCGGAAGGCATCGCCAAACTCAGCCAGCAATTCCTGCGTAATCCGAAGGAAGTGAAGCTTGCCGAGCGGCACGACGACACCAAGATTCGTCAGCGCTTCTATGAAGTCACCGAAGATCAGCGTCTGCACGCTGTCGGTCTGCTGCTGAACCACTATCGTCCGGTGAGCACGCTGGCGTTCTGCAACACCAAGCAGCAGTGCCGCGATCTGCTCGACGTGCTGCGCGCGCAGGGTTTTCATGCGCTCGCGCTGCACGGCGAACTCGATCAGCGTGAACGCGATCAGGTGCTGATCCAGTTCGCGAACCGCAGTTGCTCGGTACTGGTTGCCACGGACGTCG
The sequence above is drawn from the Paraburkholderia sp. BL23I1N1 genome and encodes:
- the dbpA gene encoding ATP-dependent RNA helicase DbpA, coding for MNTPTQAGAPFSQLPLPPATLANLTQLGYLEMTPIQAASLPIALAGNDLIAQAKTGSGKTAAFSLALLNRLDVRNFAVQAMVLCPTRELADQVTQEIRRLARAEENIKVLTLCGGTPMRPQTASLEHGAHIVVGTPGRIMDHLERGSLPLQSLNTLVLDEADRMLDMGFFDDIATVVKQCPKERQTLLFSATYPEGIAKLSQQFLRNPKEVKLAERHDDTKIRQRFYEVTEDQRLHAVGLLLNHYRPVSTLAFCNTKQQCRDLLDVLRAQGFHALALHGELDQRERDQVLIQFANRSCSVLVATDVASRGLDIAELEAVINVDVTPDPEVHVHRIGRTGRADQEGWALSLASMNEMGRVGSLEQAQKREVEWHKLADLKPASNERLLPPMETLQILGGRKEKIRPGDVLGALTGEAGFAGSQIGKINVTEMSTYVAVERSIAREAMRKLSGGKVKGKKVKVRMMDDA